One Aquamicrobium sp. genomic region harbors:
- a CDS encoding CoA ester lyase — MLRPVRPRRSVLYVPAANARAMAKTAQLACDAVIYDLEDAVAEESKAEARGLLASHFREASPTEGQERVIRVNLRAGAPDGEDIEAAARCAPDAVLLPKVEEPQTLLDARRMLDASGGDGIRLWAMVETPLGIVNLREIVQAGAPDHVGLDCLVAGVNDLAKETSLPLPEGRPTIQHWLSAIVIHARAFGMDALDGVYNDFRDEAGFAAECRQGVLGGFDGKTLIHPSQIAPANAAFSPTEEAVRQARQVIAAFEDPANAGKGVLVVDGKMVERLHADMARKLLARTA; from the coding sequence ATGCTACGACCGGTCCGTCCACGCCGATCCGTCCTCTACGTCCCGGCCGCCAACGCCAGGGCGATGGCGAAGACCGCGCAGCTCGCCTGCGACGCGGTGATCTACGATCTCGAGGACGCGGTCGCCGAGGAATCGAAGGCCGAGGCGCGGGGTCTCCTTGCTTCGCATTTCCGCGAGGCATCGCCCACAGAGGGGCAGGAGCGGGTGATCCGGGTCAACCTGCGCGCCGGCGCACCGGACGGCGAGGACATCGAGGCCGCCGCGCGCTGCGCGCCGGACGCGGTGCTCCTGCCCAAGGTGGAGGAGCCGCAGACGCTTCTCGATGCCCGGCGGATGCTGGATGCGTCGGGCGGCGACGGCATTCGCCTGTGGGCGATGGTCGAGACGCCGCTCGGCATCGTCAATCTGCGCGAGATCGTGCAGGCGGGCGCGCCGGACCATGTCGGGCTCGATTGCCTCGTCGCCGGGGTCAACGATCTCGCCAAGGAGACCAGCCTGCCGCTGCCCGAGGGACGGCCGACCATCCAGCACTGGCTGAGCGCGATCGTCATCCATGCCCGCGCCTTCGGCATGGACGCGCTGGACGGCGTCTACAACGATTTCAGGGACGAGGCGGGCTTCGCCGCCGAATGCCGGCAGGGCGTCCTCGGCGGCTTCGACGGCAAGACGCTGATCCATCCGTCCCAGATCGCCCCGGCCAACGCCGCGTTTTCGCCAACGGAGGAAGCCGTCCGCCAAGCCCGGCAGGTCATCGCCGCCTTCGAGGACCCGGCGAATGCCGGCAAGGGCGTTCTGGTCGTCGACGGCAAGATGGTCGAACGCCTCCACGCCGACATGGCCCGCAAGCTCCTCGCGCGCACGGCGTGA
- a CDS encoding 5'-methylthioadenosine/S-adenosylhomocysteine nucleosidase (Enables the cleavage of the glycosidic bond in both 5'-methylthioadenosine and S-adenosylhomocysteine), which yields MTASPAEPPLTRISGHDVLFVMAAEQEYGAHLRARFSPLMTGVGPVEAGVATAGALALLARAGRLPRLVVSLGSAGSRTLEQAEIYQVSSVAYRDMDASVLGVPKGVTPFLRLPATIPLPFLIPGLPAASLSTGANIVSGAAYDGIEAEMVDMETFSILRACQHFPVPLVGLRGISDGAAELSHIGDWTEYLHVIDEKLAGAVDRLESSLAAGLLTR from the coding sequence GTGACGGCATCGCCGGCTGAGCCGCCGCTGACCCGCATATCCGGCCATGACGTGCTGTTCGTCATGGCGGCCGAGCAGGAATACGGCGCGCACCTACGCGCGCGCTTCTCGCCGCTGATGACCGGCGTCGGCCCGGTCGAGGCGGGCGTCGCCACGGCGGGCGCACTGGCGCTGCTGGCGCGGGCGGGGCGGCTTCCCCGCCTCGTCGTCTCGCTCGGCTCCGCCGGCAGCCGCACGCTGGAGCAGGCCGAGATCTACCAGGTCTCGTCGGTCGCCTATCGCGACATGGATGCGTCGGTGCTCGGCGTGCCCAAGGGCGTGACGCCGTTCCTGCGCCTGCCGGCCACCATTCCCCTGCCCTTCCTGATCCCCGGCCTTCCCGCGGCGAGCCTGTCCACCGGCGCCAACATCGTTTCGGGCGCGGCCTATGACGGCATAGAGGCTGAGATGGTCGACATGGAGACCTTCTCGATCCTGCGCGCCTGCCAGCATTTTCCCGTGCCGCTCGTCGGCCTGCGCGGCATTTCCGACGGCGCGGCCGAGCTCAGCCACATCGGCGACTGGACCGAATATCTCCATGTCATCGACGAAAAGCTGGCCGGGGCGGTGGACAGGCTGGAATCGTCCCTCGCCGCGGGCCTGCTCACGCGCTGA
- a CDS encoding N,N-dimethylformamidase beta subunit family domain-containing protein: protein MALPYITGYLDKISLTRGERLSVMVSCTAAPRFRASLVRTICGDLNPEGPGFREIEIPSAADGVYPAREQICNAGSCVVVPPSERFSALSSFSVQLHVWPTTPLKGEQALLCIWDEASKTGFRLAIDGNGALAAHCADGRGGVAGVSTNVPLTERQWHLVAATYDAEAKTLSVIQEPYSRTGAGERPVVASVPVGFDFSLPKAALTIAARMTGGTAEAPRTSDHYNGKIEKPRLIRGAASRLDMEKFRGEALPADVAAQCVAFWDFSVGIDGERIADRSRHRLNGRAINLPARGMTGSNWTGEEVSWKNAPTQYGAIHFHDDDVYDARWDADIAFDLPEDLKSGFYAIRLVADGEEERIPFFVRPRKGDRRAPVCFLASTATYLAYANLNPVPFPIAELLSSRLIVLHKANLLIDEHPEWGPSLYDVHSDGSGVCYSSRLRPILNFRPGFISSFGAKGSNLREFNADTHIIDWLENQGIDYDVVTDDDLHAEGYELLSRYRTVVTGAHPEYFSAEMWDATKAYADAGGRVAVLGGNSFYWRIAFHPELPGVMEVRRCGPAIRTWETQPGEEFHSFDGKRGGLWRAHARPPQSIGGVGFISEGFDLAAFYRRTAASRDPRAAFVFDGVDDEIIGDFGLQGGGAAGIEIDHADTNLGTPVHALILASSEGHTESFRLVNEEMSITVPTVTAPVEARIQADMVFFETAGGGAVFNVGSIAWPGSLSHNGYDNNVSRITANVLRRFVDPKPFTYERE from the coding sequence ATGGCGCTTCCCTACATCACCGGCTACCTCGACAAGATCAGCCTGACCCGCGGCGAGCGGCTGAGCGTGATGGTGAGCTGCACCGCGGCTCCCCGGTTCCGCGCCAGCCTGGTGCGGACGATCTGCGGCGATTTGAACCCCGAAGGCCCCGGCTTCCGTGAGATCGAGATCCCGTCGGCGGCCGACGGCGTCTATCCGGCGCGCGAGCAGATCTGCAATGCCGGCTCCTGCGTCGTCGTGCCGCCGAGCGAGCGGTTCTCGGCCCTGTCGAGCTTCTCGGTCCAGTTGCATGTCTGGCCGACCACGCCGCTCAAGGGCGAGCAGGCGCTGCTGTGCATCTGGGACGAGGCATCGAAGACGGGCTTCCGCCTCGCGATCGACGGGAACGGCGCGCTGGCGGCGCATTGCGCGGACGGGCGCGGCGGCGTTGCCGGCGTGTCGACGAACGTTCCCCTGACCGAACGGCAATGGCATCTGGTGGCCGCGACCTACGACGCCGAAGCGAAGACGCTGTCGGTGATCCAGGAGCCCTATTCGCGGACCGGGGCGGGCGAGCGGCCGGTCGTGGCGAGCGTGCCCGTCGGCTTCGACTTTTCCCTGCCGAAGGCCGCGCTCACCATCGCCGCGCGGATGACCGGCGGCACGGCCGAGGCGCCGCGGACAAGCGACCATTACAACGGCAAGATCGAGAAGCCCCGCCTGATCCGCGGCGCGGCCTCGCGGCTCGACATGGAGAAGTTCCGCGGCGAGGCGCTGCCCGCCGACGTCGCGGCGCAATGCGTCGCGTTCTGGGATTTCTCGGTCGGTATCGACGGCGAACGGATCGCCGATCGCTCCCGCCACCGCCTGAACGGCCGCGCGATCAACCTGCCGGCGCGGGGAATGACCGGCTCGAACTGGACCGGCGAGGAGGTGTCGTGGAAAAACGCCCCGACCCAGTACGGCGCCATCCATTTCCATGACGACGACGTCTACGACGCGCGCTGGGACGCCGACATCGCCTTCGACCTGCCGGAGGACCTGAAGAGCGGCTTCTACGCGATCCGCCTCGTCGCCGACGGCGAGGAGGAGCGCATCCCGTTCTTCGTGCGGCCCCGCAAGGGCGACCGGCGCGCGCCGGTGTGCTTCCTCGCCTCCACCGCGACCTATCTCGCCTACGCCAACCTCAACCCGGTGCCGTTCCCCATCGCCGAGCTGCTGTCGAGCCGGCTGATCGTCCTGCACAAGGCCAACCTGCTCATCGACGAGCACCCCGAATGGGGACCCTCGCTCTATGACGTCCATTCCGACGGCAGCGGCGTGTGCTATTCATCGCGCCTGCGGCCGATCCTGAATTTCCGGCCGGGCTTCATCAGCTCGTTCGGCGCCAAGGGCTCGAACCTGCGCGAGTTCAACGCCGACACCCACATCATCGACTGGCTGGAGAACCAGGGCATCGACTACGACGTCGTCACCGACGACGACCTCCATGCCGAGGGCTACGAGCTGCTGAGCCGGTATCGCACCGTCGTCACCGGCGCCCACCCCGAATATTTCTCGGCCGAGATGTGGGACGCGACCAAGGCCTATGCCGACGCCGGCGGGCGCGTCGCCGTTCTCGGCGGCAACAGCTTTTACTGGCGCATCGCCTTCCACCCCGAGCTTCCCGGCGTCATGGAAGTGCGCCGCTGCGGCCCGGCGATCCGCACATGGGAGACGCAGCCGGGCGAGGAGTTCCACTCGTTCGACGGCAAGCGCGGCGGCCTGTGGCGCGCCCACGCCCGCCCGCCGCAGTCGATCGGCGGCGTCGGCTTCATCTCGGAAGGCTTCGACCTCGCGGCCTTCTACCGGCGCACCGCGGCGAGCCGCGACCCGCGCGCGGCCTTCGTCTTCGACGGCGTCGACGACGAGATCATCGGCGATTTCGGCCTGCAGGGCGGCGGCGCGGCCGGCATCGAGATCGACCACGCCGACACCAATCTCGGCACGCCGGTCCATGCGCTGATCCTCGCCTCGTCGGAGGGGCACACCGAATCCTTCCGGCTGGTCAACGAGGAGATGAGCATCACCGTGCCCACCGTCACCGCGCCGGTCGAGGCGCGTATCCAGGCCGACATGGTGTTCTTCGAGACGGCGGGCGGCGGCGCGGTGTTCAACGTCGGCTCGATCGCCTGGCCGGGCAGCCTCAGCCACAACGGCTACGACAACAACGTCTCGCGCATCACCGCGAACGTCCTGCGCCGCTTCGTCGACCCGAAACCCTTCACCTATGAGCGCGAATGA
- a CDS encoding nuclear transport factor 2 family protein, whose product MKSDIADVEAVVRLYLEALHEGDTGTLGRVFAPDSALYAAIDGDATALAVGPWLDRVRNRKSARDSGFESRNAILSIETEGEMAMAKVTSAFPPKRFVDYLSLVRTAGGWRIVAKTYHAEDIPVT is encoded by the coding sequence ATGAAATCCGACATCGCAGACGTCGAGGCCGTGGTGCGGCTCTATCTCGAGGCGCTCCATGAAGGCGACACCGGGACACTGGGCCGCGTCTTCGCCCCCGATTCGGCGCTCTACGCGGCGATCGACGGCGACGCGACGGCGCTCGCCGTCGGGCCTTGGCTCGACCGGGTCCGCAACCGCAAGTCGGCGCGGGACAGCGGCTTCGAGAGCCGCAACGCCATCCTGTCGATCGAGACCGAGGGCGAGATGGCCATGGCCAAGGTGACGTCGGCCTTCCCGCCGAAGCGGTTCGTCGACTATCTGAGCCTCGTCAGGACGGCCGGCGGCTGGCGCATCGTCGCCAAGACCTATCACGCGGAAGATATCCCCGTTACATAG
- a CDS encoding PaaI family thioesterase, with amino-acid sequence MSVTFEPAGDFEGRVRASFARQRIMATIGAELTRVNPGEVEIELPFRADLTQQHGFLHAGIISTALDSACGYAAYSVMPENAAVLTIEFKINLLAPGKGERFLFRGQVTKPGRTIVVADGQAYAYDGEGEARMIATMTGTMMVVSGRDGIAG; translated from the coding sequence ATGTCCGTGACATTCGAGCCGGCCGGCGATTTCGAGGGGCGCGTGCGCGCGAGCTTCGCGCGGCAGAGGATCATGGCGACCATCGGCGCCGAGCTGACGCGAGTGAACCCCGGCGAGGTCGAGATCGAGCTGCCGTTCCGGGCGGACCTGACCCAGCAGCACGGCTTCCTCCATGCCGGCATCATCTCGACCGCGCTCGATTCCGCCTGCGGCTACGCTGCCTATTCGGTGATGCCGGAAAACGCCGCGGTGCTGACCATCGAGTTCAAGATCAACCTGTTGGCGCCCGGCAAGGGCGAGCGGTTCCTGTTCCGCGGGCAGGTGACGAAGCCCGGCCGCACCATCGTCGTCGCCGACGGACAGGCCTACGCCTATGACGGCGAGGGCGAGGCGCGGATGATCGCCACCATGACCGGCACGATGATGGTGGTGAGCGGCCGTGACGGCATCGCCGGCTGA
- a CDS encoding TspO/MBR family protein, translating into MTRFIPLALFLVVTVGGGLLIGATNTPGAWYADLAKPPFTPPDWLFAPVWTLLYVAVAVAGWRIWRLSDTRGAMTAWWLQLGLNFLWTPVFFTLQSIGWALVVILALLATVIAFIRLAWDRDRPAALLFLPYAAWVAFATLLTASVWWLN; encoded by the coding sequence ATGACACGCTTCATCCCGCTTGCCCTGTTCCTCGTCGTCACCGTCGGCGGCGGCCTGCTGATCGGCGCGACCAACACGCCGGGCGCGTGGTATGCGGACCTCGCCAAGCCGCCCTTCACCCCGCCGGACTGGCTGTTCGCGCCGGTGTGGACCCTCCTTTACGTCGCCGTCGCCGTCGCCGGGTGGCGCATCTGGCGCTTGAGCGACACGCGCGGCGCGATGACCGCATGGTGGCTCCAGCTCGGCCTCAACTTCCTGTGGACCCCGGTCTTTTTCACGCTCCAGTCCATCGGCTGGGCGCTCGTCGTCATCCTCGCCCTCCTCGCCACTGTTATCGCCTTCATCCGCCTCGCCTGGGACCGCGACCGGCCGGCGGCGCTTCTCTTCCTGCCCTATGCCGCGTGGGTGGCGTTCGCGACGCTGCTGACCGCCTCGGTCTGGTGGCTCAACTGA
- a CDS encoding LysR family transcriptional regulator, whose protein sequence is MDVRQLRYFLSVARCGSFSRAAIELNIAQPALSHHVANLEAELGVKLFERSTKGVTATECGETLMRHSEKILRQMAKAALDVKITSAQPSGAVSIGLPTSISLGLTVPLLHEVEARYPAIDLKIVENHSGYLSEWVLAGRLDMAVLFDIDPASPFDLRPLMEEQLYFVAAPGSFVDGRDSIELREIGGTPLVLTGASHGLRHAINRHTDGAALDINVKTEIDSLVAIKQLVASGYGNSILPWGAIQQECAAGLLCGVRIEKPKIERKVYLAAARGWPHSRASEIISMLLAEVMGRLIADDRMRGVPLGGAGL, encoded by the coding sequence ATGGACGTTCGGCAACTGAGATATTTCCTGTCGGTCGCCCGTTGCGGCAGCTTCTCGCGGGCCGCGATCGAGCTGAACATCGCCCAGCCGGCGCTCAGCCATCACGTCGCCAACCTCGAGGCCGAGCTCGGCGTCAAGCTGTTCGAGCGCAGCACCAAGGGCGTGACCGCGACCGAATGCGGCGAGACGCTGATGCGCCATTCGGAGAAGATCCTGCGCCAGATGGCGAAGGCGGCGCTCGATGTGAAGATCACCTCCGCCCAGCCCTCGGGCGCGGTCTCCATCGGCCTGCCGACCAGCATCTCGCTCGGCCTGACGGTTCCGCTGCTGCACGAGGTCGAGGCGCGCTATCCGGCCATCGACCTGAAGATCGTCGAGAACCACAGCGGGTACCTTTCCGAATGGGTGCTGGCCGGCCGCCTCGACATGGCGGTGCTGTTCGACATCGACCCCGCCTCGCCGTTCGACCTCCGGCCGCTGATGGAGGAGCAGCTCTACTTCGTCGCCGCGCCGGGCAGCTTCGTCGACGGGCGCGACTCCATCGAGCTGCGCGAGATCGGCGGCACGCCGCTGGTGCTGACCGGCGCGAGCCACGGCCTGCGCCACGCTATCAACCGCCACACCGACGGCGCGGCGCTCGACATCAACGTCAAGACGGAGATCGACTCGCTGGTGGCGATCAAGCAGCTCGTCGCCTCCGGCTACGGCAACTCGATCCTGCCCTGGGGCGCCATCCAGCAGGAATGCGCCGCCGGCCTCCTGTGCGGCGTGCGCATCGAGAAGCCGAAGATCGAGCGCAAGGTCTACCTCGCCGCTGCGCGCGGCTGGCCGCACTCGCGCGCGTCGGAAATCATCTCGATGCTGCTCGCCGAGGTCATGGGCAGGCTGATCGCCGACGACCGCATGCGCGGCGTGCCGC
- the guaA gene encoding glutamine-hydrolyzing GMP synthase, giving the protein MTATAHPDTVLIVDFGSQVTQLIARRVREAGVYSEIVPFQSAEDAFRRIQPKAVILSGGPASAADTGSPRAPQAIFEAGIPVLGICYGEQVMCEQLGGKVESGHTREFGRAFLDIEAENALFDGVWAKGTRHQVWMSHGDRVTALPDGFRVVGTSSGAPFAAIADESRNFYAVQFHPEVVHTPDGAKLLSNFVHKIAGLKGDWTMAAYREQAIAAIRAQVGDGRVICALSGGVDSSVAAVLIHEAIGERLTCIFVDHGLMRKGEGEQVVSMYREHYNIPLVHVQAQDLFLSALEGEADPEKKRKTIGRLFIEVFEEEAKKLAVAGKPAEFLAQGTLYPDVIESVSFTGGPSVTIKSHHNVGGLPARMNMKLVEPLRELFKDEVRALGRELGLPERFIERHPFPGPGLAIRCPGPVTREKLDILREADAVYLDEIRKAGLYNVIWQAFAVLLPVQTVGVMGDGRTYDYVCALRAVTSVDGMTADFYHYDMEFLGHAATRIINEVRGINRVVYDVTSKPPGTIEWE; this is encoded by the coding sequence ATGACCGCCACCGCTCATCCTGACACAGTCCTCATCGTCGATTTCGGCAGCCAGGTGACGCAGCTCATCGCGCGTCGCGTACGCGAGGCCGGCGTCTATTCCGAGATCGTTCCCTTCCAGTCGGCGGAAGACGCCTTCCGACGCATCCAGCCGAAGGCGGTGATCCTGTCCGGCGGGCCGGCTTCGGCCGCCGACACCGGCAGCCCCCGCGCCCCGCAGGCGATCTTCGAGGCCGGCATCCCCGTCCTCGGCATCTGCTATGGCGAGCAGGTGATGTGCGAGCAGCTCGGCGGCAAGGTCGAGAGCGGCCATACCCGTGAGTTCGGCCGCGCATTCCTCGACATCGAGGCCGAGAACGCGCTGTTCGACGGCGTATGGGCCAAGGGCACCCGCCATCAGGTGTGGATGAGCCATGGCGACCGCGTCACCGCGCTTCCCGACGGCTTCCGCGTCGTCGGCACCTCGTCCGGCGCGCCCTTCGCGGCCATCGCCGACGAGAGCCGCAATTTCTACGCCGTCCAGTTCCACCCGGAGGTCGTCCACACGCCGGACGGGGCGAAGCTGCTTTCCAACTTCGTCCACAAGATTGCGGGCTTGAAGGGCGACTGGACCATGGCCGCCTATCGCGAGCAGGCCATCGCCGCGATCCGCGCGCAGGTCGGCGACGGCCGTGTGATCTGTGCCCTGTCCGGCGGCGTCGATTCCTCCGTGGCGGCGGTGCTGATCCACGAAGCGATCGGCGAGCGGCTGACCTGCATCTTCGTCGATCACGGCCTGATGCGGAAGGGTGAGGGCGAGCAGGTCGTCTCGATGTATCGCGAGCACTACAACATCCCGCTCGTCCACGTTCAGGCTCAGGACCTCTTCCTGTCGGCGCTGGAAGGCGAGGCCGACCCCGAGAAGAAGCGCAAGACCATCGGCCGCCTGTTCATCGAGGTGTTCGAGGAGGAGGCGAAGAAGCTCGCGGTGGCCGGCAAGCCGGCCGAGTTCCTGGCGCAGGGCACGCTCTATCCCGATGTGATCGAGAGCGTCTCCTTCACCGGCGGCCCCTCCGTCACCATCAAGTCGCACCACAATGTCGGCGGCCTGCCCGCGCGCATGAACATGAAGCTGGTCGAGCCGCTGCGCGAGCTGTTCAAGGACGAGGTGCGCGCGCTCGGCCGCGAACTCGGCCTGCCCGAGCGCTTCATCGAGCGCCACCCCTTCCCCGGCCCCGGCCTCGCCATACGCTGCCCCGGCCCGGTGACGCGCGAGAAGCTCGACATTCTGCGCGAGGCCGACGCGGTCTATCTCGACGAGATCCGCAAGGCCGGCCTCTACAACGTCATCTGGCAGGCCTTCGCCGTGCTCCTTCCGGTGCAGACAGTCGGCGTGATGGGCGACGGGCGCACCTACGACTATGTCTGCGCCCTGCGCGCCGTCACCTCGGTCGACGGCATGACCGCCGACTTCTACCACTACGACATGGAATTCCTCGGCCACGCTGCCACGCGCATCATCAACGAGGTCCGCGGCATCAACCGCGTCGTCTACGACGTGACCTCGAAGCCGCCCGGCACCATCGAGTGGGAATAG
- a CDS encoding CaiB/BaiF CoA transferase family protein, with protein MPDRNRPLDGLRVLDIATFIAAPLSASILGEFGAEVIKIEQPRDGDPLRRFGVATGTTPDTFCWLSEARNKKSVTLNLRDPQGADILRELVAASDVVCENFRPGTLEKWGLGFEDLRKVNPRLVMLRVSGFGQHGPYRDRPGFARIAHAFGGLAHLTGMEGGPPLTPGSTSLADYVSGVYGALGIMLALRARDRDGVGQYIDLALYEPILRMLDDLAPAFAARGIVRGRQGLGTSNACPHGHFQTRDGWIAIACTNDRMFARLAATMGRPDLVEPDRYATTGARLRDAAIVDGIVQAWVGEMTTDEAVAICAENEVPCASVNTIAGIFADPHIAERQNQIALPHESLGEVHIPAVIPKLSRTPGHVDSLGPALGSSNAEILGSLLGLDEGTMSRLAHAGII; from the coding sequence ATGCCGGACCGCAATCGCCCCCTCGACGGACTCCGTGTTCTCGACATTGCGACCTTCATCGCCGCGCCGCTTTCCGCGTCCATCCTCGGCGAGTTCGGCGCTGAAGTGATCAAGATCGAGCAGCCGCGCGACGGCGATCCGCTGCGCCGCTTCGGGGTCGCCACCGGCACGACCCCGGACACGTTCTGCTGGCTGAGCGAGGCCCGCAACAAGAAGTCGGTGACGCTCAACCTGCGCGACCCGCAGGGCGCCGACATCCTGCGCGAGCTGGTGGCCGCGTCCGACGTCGTCTGCGAGAACTTCCGGCCCGGCACGCTCGAGAAATGGGGGCTCGGCTTCGAGGACCTGCGCAAGGTGAACCCGCGCCTCGTGATGCTGCGCGTCTCGGGCTTCGGCCAGCACGGCCCCTATCGCGACCGCCCGGGCTTCGCCCGCATCGCGCACGCCTTCGGCGGGCTGGCGCACCTGACCGGCATGGAGGGCGGCCCGCCGCTGACGCCGGGCTCGACCTCGCTCGCCGACTACGTCTCCGGCGTCTACGGCGCGCTCGGCATCATGCTGGCCCTGCGCGCGCGCGACCGCGACGGCGTCGGCCAGTATATCGACCTCGCGCTCTACGAACCGATATTGCGCATGCTCGACGATCTCGCCCCCGCCTTCGCCGCCAGGGGCATCGTGCGCGGGCGGCAGGGGCTGGGCACGTCGAACGCCTGCCCGCACGGCCATTTCCAGACCCGCGACGGCTGGATCGCCATCGCCTGCACCAACGACCGCATGTTCGCGCGCCTCGCCGCGACCATGGGCCGGCCCGACCTCGTCGAGCCGGACCGGTACGCCACGACCGGTGCGCGGCTGCGCGACGCTGCCATCGTCGATGGCATCGTCCAGGCCTGGGTCGGGGAAATGACCACCGACGAGGCCGTGGCGATCTGCGCCGAGAACGAGGTTCCCTGCGCCAGCGTCAACACCATCGCCGGCATCTTCGCCGATCCGCACATCGCCGAGCGGCAGAACCAGATCGCCCTGCCGCACGAAAGCCTCGGCGAGGTCCACATACCCGCTGTCATCCCGAAACTGTCGCGCACGCCGGGCCATGTCGACAGCCTCGGCCCGGCGCTCGGCTCCTCCAACGCTGAAATCCTCGGTAGCCTTCTCGGCCTCGACGAAGGCACAATGAGCCGACTCGCGCATGCGGGCATCATCTGA
- a CDS encoding RsmB/NOP family class I SAM-dependent RNA methyltransferase, protein MRLGGRLSAAIDVIEDIERRHRPAADALKDWGLSHRFAGSGDRAAIGNLVYDTLRRKRSAAWLMGDDAPRALAFGALALEWGMDAAAIDGALDGDRFAPQPLSDAERDALSSRKLTDAPDAVRADCPDWCVPLVEEAFGPDWVAELAELAARPPLDLRVNTLAATPRKVLAELKDTGAAPAGMLEEAIRIPPIAGSGRHPNVQAKPAFQKGWFEVQDLGSQIAAHLAGAEGGMQALDYCAGAGGKTLALAAAMDNRGQIFAHDAEKQRLAPIFDRLRRAGARNVQAIAGQDGLSPLAGKMDLVLVDAPCTGSGTWRRRPDAKWRLTERQLDVRLGEQAAILADAARFVKPGGRLVYVTCSIFPAENAQQIEAFLSQNPAFAPADHAALWQARFGIGPASARIGANGIVLTPATTGTDGFFVAVLDRSA, encoded by the coding sequence ATGAGACTGGGCGGCAGGCTTTCGGCGGCGATCGACGTCATCGAGGACATCGAGCGCAGGCATCGGCCCGCCGCCGATGCGTTGAAGGACTGGGGCCTGTCGCACCGCTTCGCCGGGTCCGGCGACCGCGCGGCCATCGGCAACCTCGTCTACGACACGCTGCGCCGCAAGCGCTCCGCTGCATGGCTGATGGGCGACGACGCGCCGCGGGCGCTGGCCTTCGGCGCGCTCGCCCTCGAATGGGGCATGGATGCCGCTGCCATCGACGGGGCCCTCGACGGCGACCGCTTCGCGCCGCAGCCCCTGTCCGACGCCGAGCGCGACGCGCTCTCTTCCCGCAAGCTGACCGATGCGCCCGACGCCGTGCGCGCCGACTGCCCGGACTGGTGCGTGCCGCTGGTCGAGGAGGCGTTCGGGCCGGACTGGGTCGCCGAGCTCGCCGAGCTCGCCGCCCGCCCGCCGCTCGACCTGCGCGTCAACACGCTGGCGGCGACGCCGCGCAAGGTGCTGGCGGAGCTGAAGGACACCGGCGCCGCCCCCGCCGGAATGCTCGAGGAAGCGATCCGCATTCCGCCCATAGCGGGAAGCGGCCGCCACCCCAACGTGCAGGCCAAGCCCGCCTTCCAGAAGGGCTGGTTCGAGGTGCAGGATCTCGGCTCGCAGATCGCCGCCCATCTTGCCGGGGCCGAGGGTGGTATGCAGGCGCTCGACTACTGCGCCGGGGCCGGCGGCAAGACGCTGGCGCTCGCCGCCGCCATGGACAATCGCGGCCAGATCTTCGCCCACGACGCCGAGAAGCAGCGGCTCGCGCCGATCTTCGACCGGCTGCGCCGCGCCGGGGCGCGCAACGTGCAGGCCATCGCCGGGCAGGATGGGCTCTCGCCCCTTGCCGGCAAGATGGACCTCGTGCTGGTCGACGCGCCCTGCACCGGCTCCGGCACATGGCGACGGCGGCCTGACGCCAAGTGGCGGCTGACCGAGCGCCAGCTCGACGTCCGGCTCGGCGAGCAGGCGGCGATCCTCGCCGATGCCGCCCGTTTTGTGAAGCCCGGCGGTCGTCTCGTCTATGTCACCTGCTCGATCTTTCCCGCCGAGAACGCCCAGCAGATCGAGGCGTTCCTGAGCCAGAACCCGGCCTTCGCCCCGGCCGACCATGCGGCCCTCTGGCAGGCACGCTTCGGCATCGGCCCGGCATCCGCGCGCATCGGAGCGAACGGCATCGTCCTGACGCCCGCGACCACCGGCACGGACGGCTTCTTCGTCGCCGTCCTCGACCGGAGCGCCTGA